The genomic region AGATGCTGGCCACGCTCACCGCGGGCGCCATCGCCCGCGCCTCCGCCTGAGCCCGTCCAGGCCGTAGCCGTAGCCGTGGGCCGGGCCGAGGTGGTGCGTCGCAACCAGGTACGACAAGACCCCCACCCCTACGAAGCGGCGGTCGCTCCCGCCTCGTTCCTGCTCTGGGCGGGACCTGCTTGAAGACGGACCCTGTGGAGCTCGTGCACGGTTGGCGCTGAGACGTCGCAGGGGCGGGTGGAGCCACGGTGTTCACACCGGCCAAGCCGGAATCCGGTCTGCCGGTGGGACAACAGGCCGACGCGCCGGCTTGGCCGGTGCCGTGTTCGGCTCCCCGCCGATCTCTGACGGCGTGACCGAAGAACGAAGGGCCGATCCGGTGGATCCGCACGAAGCGGCGCCCGTGGTCCACCTGCGGCGTGGGGACGCAGGTGCCCTGTTGACGGTGCTTCCGCCAACTCTCGCTGACCACCCCTGCTGATCACCGCGCCGTCCGACGGTGCGGCATCGCTGGCTGCCTGCGGTAGTCGCCCGGTGGCACACCCATGACCCTTTTGAAAGCGACGCTCAGGGCGCTCTCGGAGCCGTACCCGACGGAGTGCGCGATGGCGGCGAGCGTCTCGCTGCCGTCCCGGAGTCGCCGGGCGGCGAGCTCGATGCGCCAGCGGGTGAGGTACTCCAGGGGGCCCTGGCCGACCGTCGCCTTGAATCGGGCGGCCAGCGTGGAGCGGGACACCGCGGCGGTGCGCGCCAGTTCGGCCACGGTCCACGGATGCGCGGGATCGCGATGAAGACAGGTCAGGGCGGCGCTGATGACGGGGTCGCCGAGCCCGGCCAGCCAGCCGGACGCCGCATGGGGTTCGCGCGCGAGGTGGAGCCGCAGTACATGGACGAGCATGACGACGGCGAGTTGCTCGGCCACCAGTGTGGCGCCCATCGGCCGGTCCGTCAGCTCCTGGTCGATCGCGGTCAGTGCCCACCGCACCGTCTCCGCGTGCCGGGTGCCGGCCGGGACGCGGATGACTGGCGGCAACTGGTCGAGCAGCAATTCCTGGGCGCGGGCACCGAACGAGAACGCGCCGCCGATCAGGAACACGTCGTCACCGTCCCCGATCCGTGCCACATCGCCCTCGGCTGCGGTGAACACCGGGCCGGCGTCGACGGGCACGGCTTCCGTGTCGCTGCGGAGGGTGAAGGGGCGCGGACGGGTGAGCAGGTAGCAGTCGCCTTCCGCCAGGCCGATCGGCTCGTCGACGCCGTCGACCTCGAGCAGGCAGCAGCCGCGCCGCACCGCGTTGAACTTCACGGCCTCGGGTGCCGCGAACCTTACGGCCCAATGGCCTCCCGCCGCCAAGCCCGCAGACAGATGACCACGCGTTTCCAGCAGGGACAGCACATCCTCAAGAGGATCCATGAAACCTCACACATTGGACGCTCGCTAAAGAAGAACGGACTTCGAGCCATACCGCGTCCAGCCTACTCGCCGTAGCGTGAAGTCATGACAACAAACCACCCCCGACCCAGCAGCCCGGCGAACGAGAACTCGGCCCTCCTGACGACCCCCTTCGGCTCGCACGCCTCCGCAGGCGAGATCATCGAAGGCATCGACCTCACCGGCCGCCGTGCCGTGGTGACCGGCGGCGCCTCGGGCATCGGTGCCCGGACCGTGCGCGCCCTGGCCGTCGCAGGCGCGGAGGTCGTAATCGCCACGCGCCGTCCGGAGTCCGCAGAACCACTGGTCCGGGAGCTGGCCGCGGTCGACGGCGCGGGTCGCGTGCACACGGAGGCCCTCGACCTGTCCGACCCGGCCTCGGCCGCCGGTTTCGCCCGTGCCTGGCGCGGCCCGCTCGACATCCTCGTCGCGAACGCCGGCATCATGGCCCTTCCTGAGCGCATCCTTACCGCGGGTGGCTGGGAGGCGCAGCTCGCTACCAACTACCTCGGTCACTTCGCGCTGGCCACCGGACTGCACGCGGCCATGCGGGACGCCGGCTCCGCCCGGATCGTGGTCGTCAGTTCCGGCGCTCACCGCGACGTGCCCTTCGACTTCGAGGACCCCCACTTCGAACGCAGGCCCTACGACCCCTGGGTGGCCTACGGCCAGTCCAAGACCGCCGACATCCTGTTCACGGTCGGCGCCCGCCGCTGGGCGGCCGACGGCATCACAGCCAACGCGCTCAACCCCGGTTACATCCTCACGCGCCTTCAGCGGCATCTCGACGATGACACCATGCGTTCGTTCGGGGTGATGGACGACGCGGGCAACCTGAACCCTCTGCCGTACTACAAGACTCCCGAGCAGGGCGCCGCGACCTCGGTCCTCCTGGCGGCCTCACCACTGCTGAAGGACGTCACCGGCCGCTACTTCGAGGACAACCAGGAGGCGCCGACCGTCCATGGTGGCGACGACCGGCCCGGCGGCGTCGGCGCCCACGCACTCGACCAGGAGGCGGCGAACCGGCTCTGGGAGTACGGCACCGACGCGCTCCGCGGAATTTGACCTCCGCCTTCCGACCACACCGGCTGCCCACACCAGCGCCCGCCTGGGTGATGACGGCCACCCTGCTCGCCGCCGCCGTCGCGACCCCTGGCACGGGCATTCTGTGTGACCTGCTCGCCAAGCGGCGGATTCTCGTACCGCCTATGACGTCCACCGACTCAGGGCCCACAGCCGCTGCGAGCAGACCACAGGCATCATGCCGTTCATGGCCCTGGTCGGACAGGCCATTACACAGGCTCCCCAGGCCGGCGCGCAACGCACCTGACCGGTCGGGAGGGGTTTCGCGTGGCTGAGGCCGCCCGTGTCGAACCGATGCGCACGCGCAGGCCCGCGAGACCCTCCCGCCCCTGTCTCCCTTCGTATGGCCATCCAGCCCGAGACCGACGGCGCCCGGGCGCTGCTCCGAACCCCCTGTCCCCGTACACGTGAACGTGCCCAACTGTGTACGGACGAACGTGCTCAGCTGGTGATGTGCTGAGGCCAGTGCCTCGCCCGGCGGCACCTGACCCACGAGACACCACCGATCGGTGATCGGTGCCGGCTCGTGGCCGACTACACCTCGTTGAAGCCGCGCGACGCGTCGTAGATGTCGAGTTCGATGAAGACCACGTAGAAGCTCGTTACGACGTACTGGACCATGACGTGGTCCTCCCAGACCGAGCGGGTCACTGTATCGGTCGTATAGGTGAGATGACTGCCAGCGCCTTCTGGCTCGGCTGCGATCCTGCCGACCAGACGCAGGAACGTTTCTCGATCTTCGGCCGGCATGTAGTCACGGAACCGCGCAACCTGCTCGGTGAACTGCACTCGTCTCTTCATCAAGGCAGGACTCTATGGGCACGGTCAACGCCCTCGCCGGGAATTTCGACCGGGCCTGCCAGCCCGCAGGCCGGCTCAGGCAGCTTCCTACAGGATGTCAGAGACAAGGCCAGCCGAGCCCCAGAACGGTCGGCAGCCGACGCACGTGTACTGAACGCCGTCATGGGCGAGCTCCAACTGAGCACGTTCGTCTGCACTTCGTTGCGCACATTCGCAAGTACGCCGACACTCCCGCTCCGCGAGGGTGATCAGGTGCTGTCGCAGACCCGGCGCAGGGCGCTGGTCCGGGACCGCTCCCCGACCTGGCCGCTGCTGCACGCAGCCTCCCGGGAGGTCCGGTCCTCGGCGGCGAGCGCGGCGACCGCCACCGTCCTGGCCGGTTCAGCTTCACCGCCTCCGACGCCGCGCGACCTTGCTGTCCGTGCGTGGTCCGCCGGTGAGCGAGGTGATTTCGCAACCGGGCAGCGGGTGGGAAGCCCTCCGCAGACACGTGCGCTGGATCACCCGTGCCAGCCGCCCTGCCGACGCCAGCCCGGGGGCGGGCTGGGACATCGACCGGGCCCAGCCGAAGAGGGTGACAGCTGCGGCGATGATCATCGACTTGGGCTGGATTCCAGGGCTTCCACAGCTGAGCGACAAGGGAGGCCTCTTGGATGGCCTGCTGCCGGGGATCGGACTCGACCGGGGCCACTGAGTGCCGTTGAGCCGGGTGGCCTCCGACGCCCCGGCGCCACTGCGAGTCACGCCGGGGGTGCACGACCGGATCCTGGGCATCCGCTGGTGGTGACCCGCGGGGGAGTGCCCGCCCTCAGTCGCGGTCTGCGGCTGGGGCCGGGGCGCAGTCGTTTCTGCACCTCCGGGCCGGGGCGAAGCCGAACGAGGGGTAGGGCGTGGGCTCATAGGTGACCTTGTTGCCGGAGCTGTCCTCGGACGTGCCGAGCACGGGCCTGGTGCTCGGCCTCGTGCTCGGCCAGGTCCCAGCTTGGTCCGAGGTACCGGGTACCGGGTACCGGCGGTGGAAGCTTCCTCGACGCGTCCAGTTCGGCCCGAGGGCATTGCGACCGTGGACTTACGAACTCGTTGGCGACGCCGTGACCGCCGCCTTCACCTGACTGGAGCGCGGCAGCGTCGAAGGCGGTGACGGCTCGCCGGTCTTCCCATGGACCATCGGGTTCAACCAGGTAAGCGGTGAGCACGACATAGCCCGTCACCAGGATCACCAGGGTCAGAACGGTGGGGCAGACGCCGGTTCGCAGCCGTCAGCGGTCCGAGAACGTTCCTCGTGTGTCCTGGCCAGCGTTTCGATTCACGACGCCGGTGAGACGGCCGGCGACTGACCGTCTGGGACCTGCTCAGCTCCAGGAACGCCACGATCTTTTCACCGGCGGGTTCGCTGGACCGCACCTCGACGAACGCCTGACTGCCGGTGCCCTCGTCGCCAGGCTGACGAGGGGACCGCCGGGGATGGCGGTCACCCGGAAGGCGCGGCACTCCATAGCGGTTCCGAGGTCCTCTCGGAGGGCGGGCCCAGTGCTGTCTGGGCAGAGCGGGAGACACCGCCATCGCTGCCCGGTAGTCAGTCAGGCCAGGCGTCGGTGTCTACCGTGTCTGTCGGGATCCACCGTCGCGTGCGGCCACCGCGTCGGCCCCCTCCTGCACGAGGCCCAGGACCGCCGGGACCTTCTTCGTGACTCCGGTCCGTTCCGCCACTCCCTGGGCGGCCGTGCCGGTCCGTTCTCCGGCGGTGCTGGTGGTGAGAACGGTGTCGGCCAGTGCCGGAGCGAAATTGTCGGCCTGGGCACTGGGGGCGGCGGCCAGCAGAAAGCATCCGGCCGCGGCGACGGAGAAGGTTCGGCATACGTTCATGGCCGGTATAACGCGCCACCCTCCCGCAGGGCACGCCTCCGCCCACCGAGATCCGAGGCCGTCTCATCGCGCAGTAGCCCCGATCGAGAGGAAGCTCCACTAACCTGGACGAGCGGAGTGGTGGCAAACCGAGGGGTGGGCTCGTGGATCCGGAGTTGGCTGTGTTGGCGGGCACCGCAGGGACGACCCTCATAGGTCTGTTGACGACGGAGACCTGGCAGCAAGCCAGGAACGGATTCTGCTCGCTGTGGCGTCGGGCCCAGCCGGAGCGACTCGAGGCAATATCCGCCGAGTTGGATACGACTCGCAGCGATCTGCTTGCCGCGCAGGCCAATGGTGATCCTGACGCCAGGGACGAGCTGGGGGCCGAGTGGCAGGGTCGTATCCGACGGCTGCTCGTGGCACATCCCGAGGAAACCGAGGCACTGCGGGAGCTGATCGGCGAGCTGGATCCGTCGGCATCCCTGGCCCGTTCGGTGAATCAACAGGCCACGGCCTCCGGTGACTCCCGGATCTACCAGGCCGGGAGCAATCAGACCTTCGTGCAACGTTGAGCGAACAGAACGCAAGGGCCGAGGGCCGGAGCCGGATCTATCAAGCCTCCGGTGACCAGCACATTGTCGAGCATCACCATCACGCCCCCGGATGGTCGGGCCCCGACTCGGTCCGTCGTGCCGCTGTCGGCCGCCCGCCTCTGGTGCTGCGCGACCGCACCGCGGAGATGGCCCGGCTGCGCGCGGCTGTCGAACCCGGGGTGGGCAACGGCGTCCACGTCCTCCATGGCATGGGCGGCTGCGGCAAGACCGCTGTCGCCTACGCTCTCTTCCAGCACGCGACCGGCCAGGCCGGCCGCGTCGGTCTGTGGGTCAATGCTTCCGACCTCGCTTCCCTGCGCGCCGGCATGCTCGCTGTCGCAGCTGACCGGGGCGCCTCCGACGGCGAACTGATCGGCGCCCGCAGCGGGCTCCGTCCCGCCGCCGACCTCGTGTGGCATTACCTCGACCACTCCGAGCAGCCCTGGCTGCTGGTCCTCGACAACGCAGACGACCCTTCTGTTCTGCAGGACGGATGGCTGCGCACCAGTCCGTCCGGCACTGTTATCGTCACCACCAGGCAGCCGGCGAACCGCTGGTGGCCGGGTGCCGACCTTCTCCACTTCGGCGTACTCCCGCGCGCCGATGCCGCAAAGGTTCTGTACGATCTAGCGCCACACGCCGGGTCGATCGAGGACGCGGCCGAAGTGGCCGACCGTCTCGGGCGGTTACCTCTAGCACTGACCCTGGCCGGAGGATTCCTGGCTCATCAGGTGATCGCTCCCTGGACACTCAACGACTACCGCAACAGGCTCGACACCACGCCCTCCTACGAGGCCATCGCCCTGCTTGACCAAGGTGCCTTGTCGGACGGCGGTGACTCCCGTCACCTGGTCAGCCGTACCTGGCAGCTCTCGCTGGACGCGCTCCACACTCGTGGGCTTCCGGAGTCCACTTCCCTTCTGCGCCTGCTCGCCTGCTGGGCCAGTGACCCACTGCCCCTCCCGCTCCTGTCCGGCGCGGAGATTGCCGGCGATCTCCCTGCGCACCGGGTCGAGTCGGCGCTGCGCGGGCTGCTCGAACACTCGCTGACCGAACTGCTGCCGGGCAGAGTGCGCTGCTTGCGCACGCACGGTGTGCTGCTCAGCAGCGTGGCGCGAGCGACCCCCGCAGACCAGCGAGAGGCACTCGCTGAGACTGGTGTCCGGCTCCTGATGGCCCTACTGCGCCACCCCGACGGGTACGGGGTGCCGAACGCCGACACCACCCTGCTTGCTCCGCACGTGCTGGCCCTGCTGCGCCGGACGGTGGACTGGGAAGCACGTCAGAGCGTCGTGGCATCGGCCACCGAGTGCGCCTGGCGGCTCGTGGACCTGCTGGACCGTATCGGTGATTACTCCTCGGCTCTCGCAGCGGCCACAGAGGCCGCGGCACTCGCGCAGCGTGGTCTGGCAGCGGACCACCAGCAGCTTCTCAGGTTGCGTCAACGCGCCAGCAGGGCTGTGTACCGACTCGGGCAGTTCGAGGAGGCCGAGTCCTCGGCCCGGAAGGTGCTCGACGATTGCGAGCGCGCACTTGGCGCTGAGCACGTGGCCACGTGGGAGAGCTGTCTGGGGCTGGCCCTTCCGCTCTGGCAGCTGGGGCGCGGATCGGAGGCCCTTCCGCTCATTCGACGAGCTGTGGCCGGTCGGACGGAGGCCCTCGGACCCCTGCATCCGCTCACACTTCTGGCACGCACTCACATCCTGGAGGTGGCCGCCGAGCAGGAATTCGACGAAGAAGTCGCCATCGGATACGAGTTGGTGGCCCAATGCCGGCAGGCTCTCGGAAGGCAGAACTCCATCACGTTGACGGCCGAGCTCAATCAGGCTGACCTTCTTCGCCGGGCCGGAAGGTTCGGCGACGCACTTCCGCTGGCTCGCGAGAACGTCGTGTCGAATGATTCGCACTACGGAGCGGCACACCCGTTCACGCTGGCGGCCCGCACACAGCTCAGCGTCATCCTCGCGGAGACCGGTCGATACGAAGAGGCTGTCGGGCAGGCCGAACTGGCCGCGGTTGGACGGTCCCACGTGCTGGGCCCGGCCCACCCCTGGACGCGGAACAGTGAGGAACGCCTGCGAGAGTAT from Streptomyces sp. QL37 harbors:
- a CDS encoding AraC family transcriptional regulator — encoded protein: MDPLEDVLSLLETRGHLSAGLAAGGHWAVRFAAPEAVKFNAVRRGCCLLEVDGVDEPIGLAEGDCYLLTRPRPFTLRSDTEAVPVDAGPVFTAAEGDVARIGDGDDVFLIGGAFSFGARAQELLLDQLPPVIRVPAGTRHAETVRWALTAIDQELTDRPMGATLVAEQLAVVMLVHVLRLHLAREPHAASGWLAGLGDPVISAALTCLHRDPAHPWTVAELARTAAVSRSTLAARFKATVGQGPLEYLTRWRIELAARRLRDGSETLAAIAHSVGYGSESALSVAFKRVMGVPPGDYRRQPAMPHRRTAR
- a CDS encoding SDR family NAD(P)-dependent oxidoreductase — translated: MTTNHPRPSSPANENSALLTTPFGSHASAGEIIEGIDLTGRRAVVTGGASGIGARTVRALAVAGAEVVIATRRPESAEPLVRELAAVDGAGRVHTEALDLSDPASAAGFARAWRGPLDILVANAGIMALPERILTAGGWEAQLATNYLGHFALATGLHAAMRDAGSARIVVVSSGAHRDVPFDFEDPHFERRPYDPWVAYGQSKTADILFTVGARRWAADGITANALNPGYILTRLQRHLDDDTMRSFGVMDDAGNLNPLPYYKTPEQGAATSVLLAASPLLKDVTGRYFEDNQEAPTVHGGDDRPGGVGAHALDQEAANRLWEYGTDALRGI
- a CDS encoding tetratricopeptide repeat protein produces the protein MSEQNARAEGRSRIYQASGDQHIVEHHHHAPGWSGPDSVRRAAVGRPPLVLRDRTAEMARLRAAVEPGVGNGVHVLHGMGGCGKTAVAYALFQHATGQAGRVGLWVNASDLASLRAGMLAVAADRGASDGELIGARSGLRPAADLVWHYLDHSEQPWLLVLDNADDPSVLQDGWLRTSPSGTVIVTTRQPANRWWPGADLLHFGVLPRADAAKVLYDLAPHAGSIEDAAEVADRLGRLPLALTLAGGFLAHQVIAPWTLNDYRNRLDTTPSYEAIALLDQGALSDGGDSRHLVSRTWQLSLDALHTRGLPESTSLLRLLACWASDPLPLPLLSGAEIAGDLPAHRVESALRGLLEHSLTELLPGRVRCLRTHGVLLSSVARATPADQREALAETGVRLLMALLRHPDGYGVPNADTTLLAPHVLALLRRTVDWEARQSVVASATECAWRLVDLLDRIGDYSSALAAATEAAALAQRGLAADHQQLLRLRQRASRAVYRLGQFEEAESSARKVLDDCERALGAEHVATWESCLGLALPLWQLGRGSEALPLIRRAVAGRTEALGPLHPLTLLARTHILEVAAEQEFDEEVAIGYELVAQCRQALGRQNSITLTAELNQADLLRRAGRFGDALPLARENVVSNDSHYGAAHPFTLAARTQLSVILAETGRYEEAVGQAELAAVGRSHVLGPAHPWTRNSEERLREYRRAHESP